One segment of Candidatus Nitrospira nitrosa DNA contains the following:
- a CDS encoding sigma-54-dependent Fis family transcriptional regulator, whose protein sequence is MNPHQLPQVMVATARQGTLQEVLRTITDGIAQCPNTVLTRIWLAIPDRSCPLCRDVEDQTDIKALHLAASAGVPHDKQADYSRVEGGFHRFPIGERKIGRVAISGEPLWLAGVRGDEDWIADPAWFAREEVRTFAVQPLIFQGEVLGVLALFDRSLLDTEAFEWLRMFADYAAVSIANARAREEINLLRARLEEENHYLREEVTAALGMGEFVGDSEALQHVLRQIQLVAPTDAAVLITGESGTGKELVARAIHDRSARTGRALIKVNCSAVPDALFESEFFGHIKGAFTGALGDRPGRFELADGGTLFLDEIGEVPLPMQAKLLRVLQEGEFERVGDTRTRQVNVRIVAATNRDLKREVEAGRFRQDLFYRLSVFPIHIPPLRERRDDIPKLALHFVAQSAQRMNRQGPRVTQAVLTQLAGHDWPGNVRELQNVLERAVILSQGKALQVHLPASPAPVNAPTLAVPVPVKVATRDDLKRQERESIVQALRLAKGRIFGADGAAVLLGMKPTTLASRIKALGIKKAKPEP, encoded by the coding sequence ATGAATCCCCACCAGCTGCCTCAAGTCATGGTCGCCACCGCTCGTCAGGGAACACTCCAAGAAGTATTGCGCACCATCACCGACGGCATTGCTCAATGCCCGAACACCGTGTTGACACGCATCTGGCTTGCGATCCCCGACCGATCCTGTCCCTTGTGTCGGGACGTCGAAGACCAGACCGACATCAAGGCCCTCCACCTTGCCGCGAGCGCCGGCGTGCCCCATGACAAACAGGCCGACTACAGCCGTGTCGAGGGAGGCTTTCACCGGTTTCCGATCGGTGAACGCAAGATCGGCCGCGTCGCCATAAGCGGTGAACCGCTCTGGCTTGCCGGAGTTCGAGGCGATGAAGACTGGATCGCCGACCCGGCTTGGTTTGCGCGTGAGGAAGTCAGAACTTTCGCAGTGCAGCCTCTAATCTTCCAGGGAGAGGTGCTGGGAGTGCTGGCACTCTTTGATCGCAGCCTGCTGGATACGGAGGCATTCGAGTGGCTGCGCATGTTCGCCGACTATGCGGCAGTGAGTATTGCCAACGCCAGGGCTCGTGAGGAGATCAACCTCCTTCGCGCACGTTTGGAGGAAGAGAATCACTATCTACGGGAGGAAGTCACCGCCGCTCTCGGGATGGGTGAATTCGTCGGAGACAGCGAGGCACTCCAACACGTGCTGCGCCAAATCCAGCTCGTGGCGCCGACCGATGCCGCGGTCCTGATTACCGGAGAGAGCGGCACGGGTAAGGAACTGGTGGCCCGGGCCATCCATGACCGGAGTGCGCGCACAGGACGAGCCTTGATCAAGGTCAACTGCAGCGCCGTGCCGGACGCGTTGTTCGAAAGCGAATTCTTCGGCCATATCAAAGGAGCCTTCACCGGCGCCCTCGGCGACCGCCCTGGGCGCTTCGAACTTGCGGACGGCGGCACGCTCTTCCTCGACGAGATCGGAGAAGTACCGCTGCCGATGCAGGCGAAGCTGCTGCGCGTGCTCCAGGAAGGAGAGTTCGAGCGCGTGGGCGATACCCGCACACGCCAGGTGAATGTGCGAATCGTCGCCGCGACGAATCGAGATCTGAAACGAGAAGTCGAGGCCGGCCGGTTCCGTCAGGATCTCTTCTATCGGCTCAGTGTGTTTCCAATCCACATCCCTCCCCTGCGCGAACGTCGTGACGACATTCCAAAACTCGCGCTGCATTTCGTCGCGCAGAGCGCACAGCGCATGAATCGGCAGGGACCACGGGTCACACAAGCTGTGCTCACTCAACTGGCGGGTCATGATTGGCCGGGTAATGTGCGCGAACTGCAAAATGTCCTCGAACGTGCGGTCATCCTCTCCCAAGGCAAGGCCCTACAGGTCCACTTGCCGGCTTCACCCGCACCAGTCAATGCCCCTACTCTCGCCGTTCCCGTGCCGGTGAAAGTCGCCACACGCGACGACCTGAAACGTCAGGAACGGGAAAGCATCGTGCAGGCACTCCGGCTGGCCAAGGGCAGGATTTTCGGTGCAGACGGCGCGGCGGTCTTGTTGGGCATGAAGCCGACCACGCTTGCGTCACGTATCAAAGCGCTCGGCATCAAGAAGGCAAAGCCGGAACCCTAA